The Branchiostoma floridae strain S238N-H82 unplaced genomic scaffold, Bfl_VNyyK Sc7u5tJ_1551, whole genome shotgun sequence genome window below encodes:
- the LOC118408072 gene encoding uncharacterized protein LOC118408072 isoform X1, with amino-acid sequence MKSTVVFFVIVLGVVLALEHPNIEVREDSTNSRCIWTFATDVPPSGCPVTFPATGMADVISDHIEEAVGDLDTMVEEQQLRSIRDGNNALKQQLERQHMTNDMNSLQGQIDEMTSDSTRMEEHITGMQGKMVTLMAQVEKLLTAATDLQATSD; translated from the exons ATGAAGTCGACggttgttttctttgttattgTCCTGGGCGTTGTCTTGGCATTGGAGCATCCCAACATTGAAGTGAGGGAGGATTCCACCAACTCCAGATGTATATGGACCTTCGCAACAGACGTTCCTCCCTCAG GATGTCCGGTCACTTTTCCCGCCACTGGAATGGCTGACGTCATCAGCGACCATATAGAAGAGGCGGTGGGAGATTTGGACACCATGGTGGAAGAACAACAACTCAGGAGCATTAGAGATGGCAACAACGCACTGAAACAGCAGTTAGAAAG GCAGCACATGACAAATGACATGAATAGTCTTCAGGGCCAGATAGACGAGATGACGTCAGACAGTACCCGGATGGAGGAACACATCACGGGCATGCAGGGCAAGATGGTTACACTCATGGCTCAG GTAGAGAAACTGCTGACAGCTGCAACCGATCTTCAGGCTACTTCTGACTAG
- the LOC118408072 gene encoding uncharacterized protein LOC118408072 isoform X2 produces MKSTVVFFVIVLGVVLALEHPNIEVREDSTNSRCIWTFATDVPPSGCPVTFPATGMADVISDHIEEAVGDLDTMVEEQQLRSIRDGNNALKQQLERQHMTNDMNSLQGQIDEMTSDSTRMEEHITGMQGKMVTLMAQVKQDRRISR; encoded by the exons ATGAAGTCGACggttgttttctttgttattgTCCTGGGCGTTGTCTTGGCATTGGAGCATCCCAACATTGAAGTGAGGGAGGATTCCACCAACTCCAGATGTATATGGACCTTCGCAACAGACGTTCCTCCCTCAG GATGTCCGGTCACTTTTCCCGCCACTGGAATGGCTGACGTCATCAGCGACCATATAGAAGAGGCGGTGGGAGATTTGGACACCATGGTGGAAGAACAACAACTCAGGAGCATTAGAGATGGCAACAACGCACTGAAACAGCAGTTAGAAAG GCAGCACATGACAAATGACATGAATAGTCTTCAGGGCCAGATAGACGAGATGACGTCAGACAGTACCCGGATGGAGGAACACATCACGGGCATGCAGGGCAAGATGGTTACACTCATGGCTCAGGTAAAACAAGACCGTCGCatatccag GTAG
- the LOC118408071 gene encoding uncharacterized protein LOC118408071 — translation MKSLVVFVTGVLAVALAATPPNPPNLAVKEESGKCVWSIATPKPTAGCSVTKMPGEVMKELTMAIPVEATRQAKMTTQLPLDKASIQNRITMTQVERLTLESQLTVIENQLKTVEAESQDLKKRLDGDPADPKKVGITKAIQNYKALMEKLAAATDKLLKA, via the exons ATGAAGTCACTGGTGGTTTTCGTTACGGGTGTGCTAGCAGTGGCGTTGGCCGCTACTCCTCCCAACCCGCCTAACTTAGCGGTGAAGGAAGAAAGCGGAAAATGCGTGTGGTCTATCGCTACACCCAAGCCTACAG CCGGCTGCTCTGTGACCAAGATGCCAGGAGAGGTCATGAAGGAACTGACCATGGCCATTCCCGTTGAGGCCACCAGACAGGCCAAGATGACCACTCAACTGCCTCTGGACAAAGCCAGCATCCAAAATAGAATCACCATGACACAGGTGGAACG CCTGACGTTGGAGTCACAACTCACCGTCATTGAAAACCAACTGAAGACAGTGGAGGCGGAAAGCCAGGACCTGAAGAAGAGACTTGATGGTGACCCAGCTGATCCCAAGAAAGTCGGAATAACAAAGGCCATTCAAAACTACAAAGCATTG ATGGAAAAGTTGGCCGCAGCCACAGACAAACTTCTGAAAGCCTAG